A DNA window from Mycosarcoma maydis chromosome 12, whole genome shotgun sequence contains the following coding sequences:
- a CDS encoding chorismate mutase: MHTLDIHSATTEEILSLENIRSVLIRLEETICFQLIERAQFARNAKCYLPGGFPQLKEREGWNSSWLAWFLKETESVHAKVRRFEAPDEYPFTDPKLLPKPILEPVTYPELLWKHSVNVNDQILKFYVDSIVPEITKTLGENADDGHYGSSAIRDIEVLSALSRRIHFGMFVSESKFRAEPAAFIPHILKPNREALAALITKPAVEAALLVRLAEKAKVYGQDMDRPGANAEERDQARKIEVDTVVRIYKTFVIPLTKEVEVDYLLTRLDGVPEEQVREMLQSNKFVS; encoded by the exons ATGCACACGCTCGATATCCATTCTGCCACCACGGAAGAGATTCTCTCTCTCGAAAACATTCGCTCCGTCCTCATCCGACTCGAAGAAACCATCTGTTTCCAACTGATCGAAAGAGCACAGTTCGCACGTAATGCCAAATGCTACCTACCAGGAGGTTTCCCGCAACTCAAGGAACGAGAAGGCTGGAACAGCTCCTGGCTGGCATGGTTTTTGAAGGAGACAGAAAGCGTCCATGCCAAAGTTCGAAGGTTCGAGGCTCCCGATGAATACCCTTTTACAGACCCCAAGCTGCTTCCCAAACCCATCCTGGAACCAGTCACCTATCCAGAGCTGCTGTGGAAGCACTCGGTGAATGTCAACGATCAGATCCTCAAGTTTTacgtcgactcgatcgtgcCGGAAATCACAAAGACGCTGGGAGAG AACGCCGATGATGGACATTACGGCTCTTCGGCCATCCGCGACATTGAGGTTTTGTCAGCTTTGAGTCGAAGGATTCATTTCG GAATGTTTGTCTCCGAATCCAAGTTCCGCGCCGAACCAGCTGCATTTATCCCGCACATTCTCAAGCCTAACCGCGAAGCGCTGGCGGCGCTCATCACGAAACCTGCGGTCGAAGCGGCACTGCTCGTGCGCTTAGCTGAAAAAGCCAAAGTGTATGGACAGGACATGGATCGTCCCGGCGCCAACGCGGAGGAACGTGATCAGGCACGCAAGATCGAGGTCGATACCGTGGTGAGGATCTACAAGACGTTCGTCATTCCGCTGACCaaggaggtcgaggtggacTACTTGCTGACCAGGCTGGATGGCGTGCCGGAAGAGCAAGTGCGAGAGATGTTGCAGAGCAACAAGTTTGTAAGCTAG
- a CDS encoding uncharacterized protein (related to GYP5 - GTPase-activating protein for Ypt Proteins), with protein MTLEASELGVVADQARPIKKHTKSASRTMSLRVLPSKFRPKTAPTSPDPGADPPDSTLAPPLPTSPRIRRSSAPEEGSQAPEWLANQFSSPAESDAEFVRRTYAHFAIAGVPDDGFSDGKEYTREKSGLSAWEEAALSRPGSTIVSQDTNKAPLQPAPTAAGVNGHTPPTSSLTTCGGTRSVMSVGSLHTTRRDANGDLSRLSLRPSNNAGVTLSTNTFLSTNERRRRQELAEKKRQELIANVDRYGFFSDSVKNARHKTTLLPSSLFDETLPKRGSRGRATQGTSQPTNLPTTSTPSHANDNDQTKAPADIQQARASADIVHRQREQERTAKWARMLIIKSRDQGHNAVQFDFTDGINRKLRRRVYKGIPDRWRSAAWSALLHYRQQTQEGRQSYSLAKPHLQKAAASTPVSLVQADAESFERLKSTPSSHDVQIDLDVPRTISGHIQFHTRYGQGQRALFHVLHAMSMLCDQCGYCQGMGPIAATLLCYFSPERAYAAMTMMHNHLNLHSTFAPGFPGLVENLFVQDQLLRKYMPELVEVFDEQMVVSSSYATKWFITLFSNSIPFETQLRVWDAWLLDGQDVISLVALGIIWAHRGVILEPDADFETILSALSSFFVPEDDNALLFWAKDALARKDVRSTIKNAREEYKRKVKTGEAAALVL; from the coding sequence ATGACGCTCGAAGCATCGGAACTTGGTGTAGTAGCagaccaagctcgaccaaTCAAGAAGCACACCAAGTCTGCTTCCAGAACCATGTCTCTTCGTGTCCTGCCGTCCAAATTCCGGCCAAAGACGGCCCCGACATCGCCAGATCCAGGAGCGGATCCTCCTGATTCGACTTTAGCACCTCCGCTTCCTACATCGCCCAGAATACGCAGATCTTCAGCCCCGGAAGAGGGCTCCCAGGCGCCAGAGTGGCTAGCCAACCAGTTCAGCTCCCCTGCTGAATCCGACGCTGAATTCGTCCGAAGGACGTACGCACACTTTGCTATAGCCGGCGTACCAGACGATGGTTTCTCGGACGGCAAAGAGTACACTAGAGAAAAGAGTGGCCTGTCTGCTTGGGAGGAAGCTGCTCTCTCGCGTCCGGGCAGCACTATAGTCTCTCAAGATACAAACAAAGCACCTCTCCAGCCCGCTCCTACCGCGGCTGGTGTCAATGGTCATACACCACCAACGTCATCACTGACCACCTGCGGGGGCACCAGGAGTGTCATGTCGGTCGGCTCTCTGCACACAACGCGTCGAGATGCCAACGGCGATCTCTCCAGGCTTTCATTGCGCCCGTCCAACAATGCAGGAGTGACTCTGTCCACCAACACGTTTCTGTCGACCAACGAACGCAGACGTCGTCAAGAACTCGCAGAAAAGAAGCGACAAGAGCTTATAGCTAATGTTGACAGGTACGGCTTCTTCTCGGATAGTGTCAAAAATGCGCGCCACAAGACTACCCTATTGCCATCCAGCCTCTTCGACGAAACGCTCCCGAAAAGAGGCTCTCGGGGCAGAGCAACACAAGGGACCTCGCAACCCACCAATTTACCTACCACCAGTACACCCTCACACGCCAACGACAACGATCAGACCAAGGCACCTGCCGATATTCAGCAGGCTCGAGCTTCAGCCGACATCGTACATCGTCAACGTGAACAGGAGCGCACAGCCAAATGGGCTCGCATGCTGATCATCAAGAGTCGTGATCAGGGTCACAATGCTGTCCAATTCGACTTCACCGATGGCATCAATCGCAAATTACGGCGGAGGGTCTACAAGGGAATTCCGGATCGCTGGCGAtcagcagcttggtctgCTTTGCTACATTATCGTCAACAAACACAAGAAGGTCGCCAGTCGTactcgctcgccaagccGCACTTGCAgaaagctgctgcgtcgacACCGGTCTCACTTGTTCAAGCCGACGCTGAAAGCTTTGAACGCCTGAAATCAACGCCAAGCTCACACGACGTACagatcgatctcgatgtCCCGCGCACCATCTCTGGGCATATTCAGTTTCACACACGATACGGCCAGGGCCAGCGAGCTTTGTTCCATGTGCTGCATgccatgtcgatgctgtgcGACCAGTGCGGGTACTGTCAAGGTATGGGACCTATTGCtgcgacgctgctgtgctATTTCAGTCCCGAACGAGCATACGCTGCCATGACCATGATGCACAACCACCTTAATTTGCATTCCACCTTTGCACCTGGATTTCCTGGACTTGTCGAAAATTTGTTCGTACAGgatcagctgctgcgcaaaTACATGCCTGAATTGGTGGAGGTATTTGACGAACAGATGGTGGTGTCCAGCTCGTACGCCACCAAATGGTTCATCACATTGTTCTCCAATTCGATCCCATTCGAGACGCAGCTGCGTGTGTGGGACGCCTGGTTGTTGGATGGTCAGGATGTCATCAGCCTTGTAGCGCTAGGTATCATCTGGGCCCATAGAGGGGTGATTCTGGAGCCAGATGCTGATTTCGAGACGATCCTCAGCGCGCTTAGCAGCTTCTTTGTGCCAGAGGATGACAATGCGCTGCTATTTTGGGCCAAGGACGCATTGGCGCGTAAGGACGTTCGCAGTACCATAAAGAATGCAAGAGAAGAGTATAAGCGTAAGGTAAAGACTGGCGAGGCGGCCGCCTTGGTGTTGTAG